A DNA window from Accipiter gentilis chromosome 30, bAccGen1.1, whole genome shotgun sequence contains the following coding sequences:
- the SMYD2 gene encoding N-lysine methyltransferase SMYD2 isoform X3 — translation MHKLECSAMCAFGQNWNPSETVRLTARILAKQRTHPERTQSEKLLAVKEFESHLDKLDNEKRELIQNDIAALHHFYSKHLEYPDNAALVVLFAQVNCNGFTIEDEELSHLGSAIFPDVALMNHSCCPNVIVTYKGTLAEVRAVKEIEPGEEVFTSYIDLLYPTEDRNDRLRDSYFFNCDCRECITKEKDKEKLEIRKLSDPPSAEMVRDMIKYARNVIEEFRRAKHYKSPSELLEICELSLDKMGAVFGDSNVYMLHMMYQAMGVCLYVQDWEGALRYGQKIIRPYSKHYPSYSLNVASMWLKLGRLYMALENRTAGVKALKRAIAIMEVAHGKDHPYISEIKKELEDH, via the exons ATGCACAAGCTAGAGTGTTCTGCCATGTGTGCTTTTGGGCAGAACTGGAATCCCTCGGAGACTGTGAGGCTAACGGCGAGGATCCTTGCCAAACAG AGAACTCACCCTGAAAGAACACAGTCGGAGAAGCTGCTTGCTGTAAAAGAGTTTGAATCAC ACCTTGACAAACTAGACAATGAAAAGAGAGAGCTGATTCAGAACGACATTGCTGCTCTTCATCACTTTTACTCAAAGCACTTGGAGTACCCTGACAATGCTGCCCTTGTAGTTCTCTTTGCACAA gTTAACTGTAATGGCTTCACAATTGAAGATGAAGAACTCTCTCATTTGGGATCAGCCATATTTCCTGA TGTTGCATTGATGAACCATAGCTGTTGCCCAAATGTGATTGTAACTTACAAGGGGACCTTGGCTGAAGTCAGAGCTGTTAAAGAgattgagcctggagaagag GTTTTTACCAGCTATATTGACCTGTTGTATCCCACAGAAGACAGAAATGACCGGTTAAGAGACTCATATTTCTTCAATTGTGATTGCAGGGAGTGCATTACAAAAGAAAAG GATAAAGAGAAACTGGAAATTCGCAAGCTGAGTGATCCTCCATCAGCAGAGATGGTACGGGACATGATCAAATACGCCAGGAACGTGATTGAGGAATTCAGGCGAGCCAAACACTACAAAT CTCCTAGTGAATTACTGGAGATATGTGAACTCAGCCTGGACAAGATGGGTGCAGTGTTTGGAGACAGTAATGTTTATATGTTACATATGATGTACCAGGCCATGGGTGTCTGTCTCTATGTGCAGGACTGGGAAGGTGCGCTACGTTATGGGCAAAAAATTATCAGGCCATACAG TAAACATTATCCCTCCTACTCGCTGAATGTTGCCTCCATGTGGCTGAAATTAGGGAGACTGTATATGGCACTGGAGAACAGAACGGCTGGAGTTAAAGCCCTGAAGAGG gcAATTGCTATCATGGAAGTAGCACACGGGAAAGATCATCCATACATTTCAGAGATCAAAAAGGAATTAGAGGACCACTGA